Below is a genomic region from Candidatus Zixiibacteriota bacterium.
AGGTATTCCTGGCGGGCACCAATACCCATGTCCCATGCTCCCTTCGGTGACATGAAACATGAGGCATCGATTCCTCCGCGCCCCGCAACCAAGCCCGCTTGGGTTACCTTTAATGTGAGTCACTTCGAAGGACCCCGCGGGAAATATAACGGATTGACTTCGGGAGGCAGTGTGCTGATACTGTTAGTTTTGAATCCTTTGGGGACTGGAGCCGATGGTCAACAGCATGACAGGATTCGGGCGGGGGGAGGTGGCGCGCGACGGCTTCAAGGCGACCTTCGAGCTGTCGTCGGTCAACAGCCGCTACCTTGAGGTCTCGTTGCGCCTGCCGCGCTGGCTGTTGGCGTTGGAGGCGCCGTTGCGTGCGATCGTTGATGCCCGGTTGTCGCGCGGCAAGGTATACGGGCAGCTGAGTTGGGAACGTACCGAATGGGCGCCGACGCAGACGTTCAATGAACCGCTTGCCGATTGGTACATCGAGACTCTGAAGGGTCTGGCCGCGCGTCATCAGATGTCCGCGGAATTCTCCGTCGGGGCGCTGGTGGGGCTTTCCGATCTGTGGTCGGTCCGGAACGAATCTCCCGACGAGCAGATTGAAGCGCTTCTGCGCGAGGCGCTGACGTCGGCGCTGGACCAATTGCAGCGCTCGCGGGAGTCGGAGGGGCAGGCGCTGGCGGCCGACCTGACGCAGCGCCTGGCACGCGTCGATGAACTGCTGGGTCAGATCCGTGCGCGGGCAGCAGAGGTGCCGCAGGCACTGCGTGAAAAGCTGACCGCCCGGGTGACGGAGTTGTTCGGCAACGGTGGGTACGATCCGCAGCGTTTGGCTCAGGAAGTCGCGTACATGGCGGAGCGCGCCGACATCACCGAGGAATGCGTCCGTCTGGATGTGCACGTGCGGCAGTTCAAGACCACGCTGGCGGGCCGTGAAGCGGCGGGACGGCGGCTCAATTTCCTGACTCAGGAAATGAACCGTGAAGCCAACACGATCGGATCCAAATCGGCCTCCTGGGAGCTTTCGACTCTGGTCGTTGAGTTGAAGGAGGAGCTGGAGCGCATCCGCGAGCAGGTGCAGAACATTGAGTGACGGCACCCGTTCGGACGAGGCAGGGACTGGTCGCCATCATGAAGTCGCGCTGGATCGGTACAGGGCTTCTGGTGGTGATCTCGGCGCCATCCGGGGGCGGGAAGACGACCGTCATCCGGGCGCTGCGCCACAGGCGTCCGGAGTTCTGGTACTCGGTTTCGGTGACAACGCGCCCGCGCCGTCGCGGGGAACGCGACGGGGTGCATTATCACTTTATCACGCCCGCGCAGTTTGCCGCGCTGAGGTCTCGTCGGGCCCTCGTGGAGTGGGCGCGCGTCCATGATCATCATTATGGTACGCCACGTGCCAATCTGGAGCGGGCCCGTCGTGCCGGACGCGTGTTGCTGTTCGATATCGACGTCCAAGGGGCGGCATCGCTGCGCCGCAGCGATCCGGACATGGTCTCCATCTTTCTGCGGCCGCCGTCGTTCGCGGAGCTTCGTCGGCGTCTGTTGGGCCGGCGATCCGAAGGAACAGGCGAGCGCGCCCGGCGGTTGGTGACTGCGAGGAGGGAATTGGCACGTGCCGATGAGTACGACTACATCGTGACCAACGAGCACGTGCCTCAGTGCGTTTCCGACTGCGAAGCGATCATCCGCGCGGAACTTCTCCGTCGGGAACGGCGTAAGAGTCTGGTCTGATTGGGATCGCTCCAATAACCCATGAACGGAACCTGATGAGGTGAATACGCCGATGACAATTGATCTGACCACGCACACGGAGACGGACGCTGAGCCGGTGGCTGATCCGCAGAGTTTCGCCCCTGCGCCGGTTCGCGTTGAGCGATCGCGCATCCATCACGGACGCTCGCACCGGGCGCCCCTGATTTCTCTGGAGAACGTGCGACAGCACGCGCGCAATCGATACGAAGGGGTGCTGATCGCCGCCGCCCGGGCACGTCAACTCAATGCCAAGAAGGTCGCTCTGGAGGAGCGTGGCATGGAGGAGGCGCTGGAGCTCAAGCGCATGAAGATGACATCCCATGCTCTGCAAGAGTTGATGGGCGGCAAGATCGAAGTCCAGCGCCGCGAAGAGGGCCTCTAATGGTATCCGGGGCCGACCCCGGAGGTTCACCCGTGGCCGTTATCGGATCGAATCCGACATGCTAACTGTCTAATAATCTTGATGTTAGAACAGGGATCGGCTCGGAAGTTGACAACTCCGGCCGATTTTCCTTGTTTGGACGGTAGTGAATTTGGCAGATATGCCGACTTCGTGGTTCGGGGCACCGCCAATCCCGCCGGAACCACGTAGATGACTGTGCGTTACAGCGAGGCGAGGCGTTGTTTCTGAGACGGGAGATGTAATTCCAAGATGGCCAAGAAGTTAGTCGTAGTCGAGTCGCCCGCCAAGACGCGGACGTTGCAGAAGTTCCTCGGTGGCGGGTATTCGGTGACCGCCACCATGGGCCATCTGGTGGACCTTCCGTCCAAGCGTATCGGAGTCGACATCGACAACGATTTCCAGCCCGAATATGTCAACATCGAGGGAAAGGATAAGATCGTCCGCGCCCTTTCCCAGGAAGCGAAGAAGGCGGAAATCATATACCTCGCCCCCGACCCGGATCGGGAGGGGGAGGCAATTGCCTGGCATGTCGCCCGTCTTCTTAAGGGCATGAGGGCCAAGATCAAGCGGGCGTCCTTTAATGAGATAACCAAGTCAGCCGTCACTACGGCCTTGGCGGAGGCCGGTGAGATCGACAAGCACAAGGTGGACGCCCAGCAGGCCCGTCGTGTGCTCGATCGCCTGGTCGGGTATCAGATCAGTCCTTTCCTGTGGAAGACTGTTTGTCGCGGCCTCTCTGCCGGGCGCGTCCAGTCTGTCGCGTTGCGGCTGGTTTGCGAACGGGAAGCGTTGATTCGGGCTTTCGTTCCCCAGGAATACTGGACTATCGACGTCGAGCTCTACAAACAGAAGGACAAGAAGAAGTCGACATTCAGGGCCTCCCTGGCAGAGGTCGACGGCGACAGGATCGAGATTCAGAACGAAGAGGCGGCCCGTCGGCTGGAAACGGCATTGCGCGGCGCCGAGTATGCGGTCGCTGCGGTCAAGACGCAGGAGCGTCGTCGCCAAGCGCCGCCACCTCATGTGACTTCATCGTTGCAGCAGGATGCCGCGGCGCGGCTGCGGTTCTCGCCCAAGAAGACGATGAGCGTGGCACAGGCGCTCTATGAGGGGATCGATCTGGGCGACAAGGGCTCGGTGGGGCTGATCACATATATGCGCACCGACTCGACACGTGTGGCGAAGGAAGCACAGACCGCGGCGCGTACATTGATCAAACGCGAGTACGGTGCCGAATACTGCCCGGAGAAGACCCCCACCTACACCACCAAGAAGCGCACCCAGGATGCCCATGAGGCGATCCGGCCGACCTACTTCGACCTCCCGCCGGCAGTTGTGCGGCGCCATCTCTCGCCGGACCAGGTCAAACTCTACACCCTCATCTGGAATCGTTTCTTGGCGTCGCAGATGAGCCCGGCGACGATCGAGCGCACATCCGTGGACATCACCGCCGTTTCCGCGGCCAAGGGGAAGAGTGCAAAGCCGCAGACATACACGCTGAAAGCGGGCGCCGAGAAAGTGGTTTTCCCGGGATTTCTCAAGATCTATGAGGATGTTCCGGATGAGGACGCCAATGGCGCCAAGACCAACGGCCTGCCGCCTTTGGCCGAAGGCGACCCGCTCGTGATGGTCGACATCGACACCGAGCAACACTGGACCAAGCCGCCGCCGCGCTACTCGGAGGCCTCGCTGGTCCGCGAGTTGGAGGCCAATGGGATCGGGCGGCCGTCGACGTATGCCCAAATCATCGCCACGATCCTGGCGCGCAACTATGTCCGGCTGGACCAGCGGCGTCTGGTGCCGACCGACTTGGGTGACACGGTCAACTCGATTCTGGTGGACACATTCCCGGAGTTGTTCAACGTGGAATTCACCGCCGAGATGGAGACCGAGCTGGACCGGATTGAAGAGGGGAGCGAAACGTGGACCGAGATCATGAAGGCGTTCTACACGCCATTCTCGGCTTCCCTGGAACACGCCACCTCCCGCTCGGCGGCGATCAAGCAATCGCAGCGCGAGACACTCCCCGATCCCTGTCCTGATTGCGGTTCGCCCCTGGTGGTGCGGTGGTCGCGCTCAGGCAAGTTCATCGCCTGCTCGGCCTTCCCGAAGTGCCGATACACCAGTGACTTGAACTCCAACGGTGAGAAAGCCACCGAAACAACGGATCAGACATGTGAAAAGTGCGGCGCACCGATGGTGATCCGCACGGGGCGATTCGGACGCTTTCTGGCGTGTTCGGCCTACCCCGACTGCAGGAACACCAAGGCGATTCCCACAGGAGTCCGTTGCCCGGAGGAAGGGTGCGGCGGCGATTTGGTGCCGCGCCGAACGCGCGCCGGGCGAACATTCTATTCCTGCTCCAATTACCCGAAGTGCAAGTACGCGATCTGGGACCGCCCGGTCCCAAAAGAATGCCCGCAATGCGGCTCACAATTCATGCTCGCCAAGTCCACGAAGACTCGGGGCGAGCACTATGCCTGCCCGGCCTGCAAACATGTGGTGCCGGTGGAGGCGGTGCCCGAGCCAGTGGAAGCATAGCCCGCAAGCGCAACTCGACCGTCTGTCTGGCCCCCTGCCCGGCGACGTGCAGTGACGATGCCGAAGAGGGGGATAATGAGTGCTGTCCGTTCGTCAGGAGGGTGGAGGTGGTTCCGGTTGTGGCGGCGGCAGCTTGATGTCCGCCAGGATCCAGATGTTGAGCATTGCGTTCAACACCAGTATCATCCCGCACCGACGAAAGAAGTCGTTACCTGCAAGCGCTATTGATGCTTTTTCGTTCACCAATGCCGACCCCGATATGTCCCTGCCATCGATCTCGACTGTGCACCAGCTTCGAGTAACTGAAACCGGAGACCCATCCGCAACGGCGACGTCTGCAGAAACACCGTCGGGTAGATGGAGATTCGAAGCGAGGACCCGCGGCAGGAAGAGGAAACCGTCGAAACCCGTATCCGAGATTACGGACTGTTGAAGCCGAGTCCCGTCCGGGCCTCTCAGCCACAGCTCGGCCTTCGGAAGGCCGTTCTCAAAGTTCCCGATTAGCTGTGTCACCGAAGAGCGACGTGAGGTGATAGGCTCCGCCAAAACCGACTCGCATCAGGTGAAAGACCCCACCCGGACGACTGCTTTCCGCAGAAGCCACAGCCTCTTCTGGACTATCACCCAAGTAGTAGTCCCCCGATTGGACCTCAATCGCCACGTACAGTCCGATGTAGTTGGGCTCCAGTATCGCTTTCAGCTTGGTCGCGTAGATCTCACGACCTCTTTGGGCTCTTTCGTCCGGCATCATCTAATCCCCGTCCCTTCTCGGTCATCCCCCTACTGACCGGATCGGCCAGTACCGAGACCGGGATTACGGTCGAGTATTCTGCTGTTTCTCACCAACGCGCGACTTCGCGGTAACAACGCGGACCTGTCGGACACCTCATTCCGTGTCCGATAATTGTACGCATTTGTCGCGCAACCGCTTAGTAAAATCGCAATGATGGAACTCTACACCAATAGAAAGATAGCTCGCGCTACGGACCGCTAGTCAAGGGTTTTTTGGGGTCTTCTCTTGGCCAAGGGTCCGTTCACTGCCAGGTCTTAACAGGCGTTGTCGGCCGTCGGCGTTCATCATAACTTAGGTTCCGGCACAGGGTCAGACCTGCGAATGGGATGACCCGGTGGCCAATGCTTGGTGCCGCCGTGAGACATGCGGCACGCGCCAGAGGCGGGGGAGTGGCGGAGACATTGTCAACTTGGGTTGGTCGGTTCTATGAGGACCTTGCCGGGGCGCGCCGTTATTCTCCGCACACTGTGCGTGCCTATACGCGGGACCTCGCACGGTTCCTTCAGTTGCAGAATCTGACAGCGCTGGCCCCGTCGGATCGTGTCCTGACGCCGGCCTGTTTCAGCACCTTCCTGGCGTCTCTGGCGGTCGAGGGACTGTCCAATCGCTCGATCGCCCGCGCCGCGGCGGTCCTGCGGTCTTTTCTGGGATTTCTGTACCGTCAAGGGGCGACGGCGGACGATTGGACCGAACGGGTCCCTTCAGTCAAGTTCGCCCCAAGTCTGCCGCGTTTTCTCACTGAGGCGCAGATGCGCCAGTGGCTGGATGCCATGCCATCGGGGACACGATGGGAACGGCGGGATCGATGCCTCATTGAACTGATGTACGCGACCGGCGGGCGGGTGGCGGAGATCGTGGCACTGAACTGGGGTGACATCGACAGGGGATCCCAGATGGGACGGCTGCGCGGCAAGCGTGGCCGGGAACGGGTGGTTCCGGTGGGGGCGACGGCGGCGCGATCGCTGTCCCTGCTGGCTGCGGCAACCCCGGGGGAGGCGACGGCCTTCGGCGAGCCCGTGTTTGTCAATCGTCGCGGTGGACGTCTGACTGCTCGTTCGGTGGAGCGCATTGTGCTGCGGACCTTTGCCCGCTTGGTCGGTGGACGAACCTCACCGCACAAGCTGCGGCACACGTGCGCGACGCATATGTTGGATCGGGGTGCGGACCTCCTGGCGCTGCAACAACTCCTTGGTCATCAGAATGTCGCCACGACACAGATCTACACGCATACGACGCCGCACCGCCTGGCGGAGGTCTACAGGGCGTTCTTTCCCGATGAACAGAAACGATAGGGAGTGTCCGACAAGATGAACCAAATCGGTCCCGCTGTTGAAAAAGCAGGTTCCTCGCCCCGCTCGGAACGACAGACTTGGCTTGGTGAACAAGACTCCTCCTGTCACCCCGAGCGAAGCGAGGGGTCTGCTGTTCCGGCGCTACAACTTCATCCTGGCCGGTTCGAAAAGGGAGTCTGACATGTGGCATGCGACGACAATCCTCGGGCTGACGGTGCGCGGACAGACGGCCATGGGCGGCGACGGTCAGGTCACGTTTGAAGACACGATCATGAAGCACACGGCGCAGAAGGTACGACGTCTGGCCGATGGACGCATCCTGGCGGGTTTCGCCGGGGCCTCCGCCGACGCCTTCACGTTGTTCGAGCGCTTCGAAATGAAGTTGGAGGATTTCAGCGGAAACCTGCCGCGCGCCGCCGTCGAGTTGGCGAAGGACTGGCGGATGGACAAATACCTGCGCCGTCTGGAGGCGCTCTTGGCGGTCATCGACAGTCAGCACGGACTGGTCATCTCCGGAAACGGCGACGTGATCGAGCCCGATGACGGGATCGTCGTCATCGGCTCCGGAGCGCCCTATGCTCTGGCCGCGGCCCGGGCGCTGGTTCGTCACACTAAAATGAACGCCGACCAGATCGTGCGCACCGCGCTGGAGATCACCGCTGATATTTGCGTCTTCACCAACAAAGACATCACTATCGAGGTATTGTAGAACCGCATGGTCCCCGCCCGGACACACCGAATCGAAGCGCCGGCCGATCCCGCGCTGCGCGCCGAGTTGACGCCGCACGAGATCGTGGCGGAACTGAACCGTTATATCATCGGCCAGGACAAGGCCAAGAAGTCGGTGGCGATTGCCCTGCGCAACCGTTGGCGGCGCCAGAAGGTACAGGGGCCGCTGCGTGAAGAGATCCTCCCGAACAACATCATCATGATCGGGCCGACGGGAGTCGGGAAGACCGAGATTGCGCGGCGTTTGGCGGCGCTGGCGAATGCGCCGTTCCTGAAGGTCGAAGCGTCAAAATACACCGAGGTCGGATACGTCGGGCGCGATGTCGAGTCGATGGTGCGTGATCTGATCGATCTGGCGGTGGCGATGATCAAGCGGGAGCGGGCGGGAAAGGTTGCCGAGCGCGCCACCGAACTGGCCGACGAGCGCGTGCTCGACATCCTCTTGCCACCGCCGCCGAAACGACCGCGCCCCGACAATGTCGAGCCGCCGACCGATGAAGCGCGGGCCAAGTGGGAACGAACACGGGGAAAGCTGCGTGTCCAACTCAAGGCCGACCTTTTGGACGACAAACAGATCGAGCTCGACATCCCCGAGGGACGCTATCCGGTCATCGAGGTCTTTTCTCCCTCCGGCATGGAGGAGCTCGGCGTCAACATGCAGGAGCTCTTCTCGGGGATGATCCCCAAGAAGCACAAGCGGAGGAAGATGTCGGTCGCCGATGCGCGCCGGGTCCTCACGGCCGAGGAGATCGACAAGCTGGTCGACATGGACGACGTGATCGGCCAGGCGATGGCCCGGGCGGAGAATTCCGGCATCGTGTTCATCGACGAGATCGACAAGATCGCCGGGGAGCGGTCCAAGACCGGGGGACCGGATGTCTCCCGTGAGGGGGTGCAACGGGACATCCTGCCGATTGTCGAGGGGACGAACGTGATGACGAAGTACGGCATGGTGAAGACCGATCATGTCCTCTTCATCGCCGCCGGGGCGTTTCACATCTCCAAGCCGTCGGATCTCATCCCCGAGCTGCAGGGGCGCTTTCCCATTCGCGTGGAGCTGGACAGTCTCGGCGCGGCGGATTTCGTGCGCATTCTCACGGAGCCGCAGAACGCGCTCATCAAACAGTACAAGGCGCTGCTGGCGACAGAAGGGATCGAGGTCGAGTTCACGACCGGAGCGGTGGAGGAGATCGCGGCGACCGCACATCTGGTCAATGAACGGATGGAGAACATCGGCGCGCGGCGATTACACACGGTGATGACCACGCTCTTGGAGGACTTGATGTTCCGCGCCCCGGGCGAGAAGGCACGCAAAGTCACATTCGACAAGCGGGACGTACAGAAGACGTTGCGGGATATCGTCGAGGATGAGGACTTGAGCCGGTATATCTTGTGACGGGTGCGAAAGAGACAGCAGATGCCTCACTGCGTTCGGCATGACAGTGTGTGGCATCCTGATCCGTGAGTGGGCTGATCTGAAATACGGAGTTGAGAATGGCGAGGACCAAGAGCAAGACACGTCCCAAGACGTCAGGAGCCGGCAAGGGCAGTGCGAAGAAGACGCCGGCCCGCAAGGTCGCAAGCCCGTTCGACCGTTCGGGGATGCCGCGCGGGGTGCTGAGCAAGGACTTCCTGCGCATCACCGATTTCACGTCGGCGGAAGTGCGGGCCACACTCGATTGGGCGATGGCATGGAAGGCGGGGAAGGTGGCGCCGCGTCCGCTGGTGAGTCAGACGGCAGGGTTGATCTTCCACAAGCCGTCGCTGCGCACGCGTCAGAGCTTCGAGGCGGGAATCAACCGTCTCGGCGGTCACCCGATGTTCATTAGAGACGATGAAATCAAGCTCGGCGTGCGCGAGTCCATTCATGACGTGGCCAAGGTGATGTCGCGCTATCTGGGACTGATCGTCATTCGCACGTTCAAGCAATCGGACGTCGACGAGCTGGCCCATCATGCGTCGATCCCGGTGATCAACGCCCTCACCGATGCCCACCACCCGTGTCAGGTGCTGGGGGATATTCTCACTGCGCGCGAGCATCTGAAACGCATCGACAATCTGGTCGTCGCCTTCGTCGGCGACGGGAACAACGTCTTCCATTCCTGGGCCGATCTCGCGGCACGCATCCCGATGGATCTGCGTCTGGCGACGTCGCCTGAGACCATGCCGGATGCCAAGATCGTGGCCGAGGCCCGTGCCGCCGGGTTGTCCCGGATCACGATCACGCACGATGCGCACGAAGCGGTCCGCGAGGCCGACATCATCTACACCGACGTCTGGGCCTCAATGGGGCAGAAAGACCAGGCCGAGGCCAAGGCGCAACTGCTCAAACCGTTCCAGGTGAATGCCGATCTTGTCAGGGAAGCCCGGCCCACGGCGATTGTGATGCACTGCCTCCCGGCCGAGCGCGGACGCGAGATCACCGACGAGGTGATCGACGGTCCGCAATCGGTGGTGTTCGATGAGGCGGAGAATCGTCTCTGGGTGCAGGGCGCGATCATCGCGCAGCTTATGGCGCGGCGCGGTTGACCTGACACTCTAACAAGGAGTCGGCAATGAGGGGACAGCGGTGCGGTGTCTTCACCGTCGTGCTGTGCGGGGTGGTGCTGACCCTGGCGGTGGCCGGATGCTCCGGCGACAAGGGGAATGGCCCGAGCGGCAACATGACGAAAGGCGAGCAGTACGAGGAGATGGGACCATTCATGGAAGAACTCGTGGTCTCGACGGTCGATGAGTTCGGGACCGAGTTTTGGGACGGGGTCGACGAGGGTGATGTGAGCCAGAGTGTGCCGATTCGGATACCGGGGTCGGGGAAGCGGGTCGCCGCGCACTCCGATTCCCTTTCGATTATCTACTACCCCCTCCGGGGTTGGTGGATCATCACGGCGCAGCTCGACGTCGACTCGGAAAACGTCAGCGGATCGGTGCAACTGCGCGACTCGGTTCGGTTCGAGACGGTCGCCGGTGTCCCCCAGGCGCAGCCTGATGCGACCACCTATCGGTTCCGCCACGGCGGTTGGCTGACGATGACCCTGGAGGGATCAGAAGACGGCACGGAGGTCACGTTCGGAATGACCGCCGGGCGCGCAGCCGATGTCGTGGGATTGAATGGCGACGTGGCGACGGTAAATGGCAGTTCCGCGGGCTCCTTTGACTTGCACGGTTCCGACGACGAAGGAAGCGCCGATCTGACATTCGAGTTTGAGACCAGCGTGAGTCAGGTGGACATCCCCGTCACTCCGGGGAATTACTGTCCCACCGATGGATCGATGCACGCGAACATCCAGATCGACTTTGACATCAGAAGCGATTCCGCGCATGCACAGGCGAAAGGTGCATGGGACGCTGACGTCGACTTCACCGGCAACGGCGGCTACGACATCACGGTCAGCTCCGGCGATTTCAGCGCGGAGAAGACGGGCACGCTCGAATGCGCCCAGCCGTATTGAGATAACCGATCGCGATTGATCAACCCCGCCCCGCGTGATATGGGGCGGGGTTCTTCTTTGGATGTGGTCCATCGCGCGTGCCTCTGGCAACTTGATCGCAGAGACGGTCAGCGGTATTCTCTTGGTAGCCAGGGAGCCGCGATGCAGGAGATCATTCGCAACAACGTCTGCTTTGTGTGCGGGGATGGGAACCGCGATGGGTTGCACATCCGTTTCTTCGTGGACGGTGATCAAGCGGTCGCCGCGTATACGCCGGAGGCGAAGTACCAGGGGTTTCAGGGAATCCTCCACGGCGGGTTGACCGCGACTCTCCTGGATGAAATCATGGCCAAGGCGGTGCTGTCGCGGCAGCGCTGGGCGATGACGGTGGAAATGAACGTCCGGTACAAGAAGGCGATTCCGATCGGCGAGAGCCTGCGTCTTGTGGGGCGGGTGACGCGGGAAGTGGGGCGATTGCTGGAGACAGCCGCCGAGATCGTTGGCCCCGATGGCCAGGTCTATGCGAGCGCCACCGGAAAATACCTGGAAGCGGCGGCCAAGGTGGGGAAGCTGGGGTAGGCGGACTCGTGTGGCCGCAGTAGTCGACGAAGTGCGGAAATGGCCGTCCCAATGGCGCATCAGCGACTCCCTCACCCGATCCGCCAGAGGCGCCGTGCCTGCCGGCAGGCAGGGATCGACCTCTCCCGAAGGGAGAGGTTAGCGCCGTGAGGTCTCCGCTCCGGAACGCTACGAAGTTCTTCGAGCGCTCACTTCGGTTCGGTTGTGCGCAATCCTCTGCGCACCAGTAGCGATACCGTGATCCTTACGATCCCTCCCCGACAGCGGCCTGACGTTCAATCGGTTGGGAGACAACAAGATCGAGTCCGCGGGCGGGTGCTGCCGCCACGTCCGTGTCCCGGCATTGCGCTTGCAGAAGGCAACGCCGGAGGTCGGGATCACGGCTGCGTGATCCGGCCTACGGACTCTCTATGCGCTGCTACTTCTGGGGTACCAACAACCGCACGGATCGCGCTCAGCGCGGGCGCGGTGTCATCTCCTTCGCAATTCCCGATTGGGGCGTGCAATTCCGCGCCGCGCAGATCGGCACCGCCAGCGAATGCGAGTACTCGGCGCTCCTCTCGCTTCTGCGATTCGTCGAGAACAACCCCAGAGTTTTCGAGGGGAAGAAGCTCGCCATCTGCACCGATGCCGCGGCGCTGGTCTATCAGGTGAATCGTAAACTCCCGGTCGCCCCGTCCGAAGTGAACCTGTGGGAACGTGTGACGACGTGGCGCGATCGTGTCCCCTTCGAGTTGGTCTGGGTTCCCTCCGAGCAGAACGCCGCCATCGGTGGCGTCCTCGATTTGGCGCCGATGACCCTGAAGAAACCGCTCTCGCACACGCACCTGGATCTGAAGAATACCCCCGACAAGCAGTCTCCCGGCAGCCCACGTGTGTAGCGCCTGAGGTACCACATCGCACGCGCGCGGCATTCCGGCGAATGAACCAATTCCCGCGGCGGCGGTACACTCTCATGGTGCCGGCCCCGGCTCTGAGGTGGTGCTGGAGATGCCGATACCGTTTGGAGAACCGCCCCAGCCAGACGATATTGTGTTTGGGTGCCCTCTGTTGCGGGCAGTCAACGAACTCCACTTCCGTCGTAGCGAGCAAACACGATGAAGTCTCCACACGTGATCGTGCTCAGTTGCCTGTTGTTGGCTGCTCTCCCCATGGCCTGGGGTGCTGATGCCCTTTCGGTTGTGCCCGTACGGTCTGTTTCCTTCGAGGGAGTCTCGCATTGGGTCGCCCTCGGCCCCGGTGGATGGGCTCAAGCGGAACAGAGCCGTGTCCAGTTCATCGGCGCGGACAGCAGTGTCCGCGCCACCATCAACCTCGAGGGAAAAGAAGTCCTGGTGAGTGAGGCCGGCGCCTCGGTCATCGGCGTGTTGGTGTATGCCGATCAGCAGCCGAGCCTGCTGCGGGTCAAGCAGTTCTCCCTCTACGATGACCAGGGGCGCAGGCGACTCAGTCTGAATGATCCGATCTTCAACAACGCCGTCGTCGCCCCCGGAGGCAATGCCTTCGTCGGCTTGAAGGGCGCCGAGGATTTTCCGCGTCAGGAGTTGTTGTTTTACGACGGCAGTGGCCAACTCTTGGGGTCGGATTCGGTCACGAACTTCGCGGGTGGGAGATTCTGCGCGGACGGGTCACGTTTCCTCTTTGAGACCGGCGGTGCAGGGCTCCAGGTGGCCACCGCCGATGGGCAGTTGGCACATGTCATCGGGCCGGTTGAGACTTGGGGATGCTCCGCGGACGGGCGGCTTGTCGGTGTGGCTTGGCGCGGGCGGTTGCGCTTCATCCGCGACGGCAAACCGATCGGGAGCGTGACCTGGCCCGATCCCGACGAACGTATCAGGGCCATCGCCGTCGCCGATGACGGACTG
It encodes:
- the argF gene encoding ornithine carbamoyltransferase, with amino-acid sequence MARTKSKTRPKTSGAGKGSAKKTPARKVASPFDRSGMPRGVLSKDFLRITDFTSAEVRATLDWAMAWKAGKVAPRPLVSQTAGLIFHKPSLRTRQSFEAGINRLGGHPMFIRDDEIKLGVRESIHDVAKVMSRYLGLIVIRTFKQSDVDELAHHASIPVINALTDAHHPCQVLGDILTAREHLKRIDNLVVAFVGDGNNVFHSWADLAARIPMDLRLATSPETMPDAKIVAEARAAGLSRITITHDAHEAVREADIIYTDVWASMGQKDQAEAKAQLLKPFQVNADLVREARPTAIVMHCLPAERGREITDEVIDGPQSVVFDEAENRLWVQGAIIAQLMARRG
- a CDS encoding PaaI family thioesterase produces the protein MQEIIRNNVCFVCGDGNRDGLHIRFFVDGDQAVAAYTPEAKYQGFQGILHGGLTATLLDEIMAKAVLSRQRWAMTVEMNVRYKKAIPIGESLRLVGRVTREVGRLLETAAEIVGPDGQVYASATGKYLEAAAKVGKLG